One window of Curtobacterium sp. 458 genomic DNA carries:
- a CDS encoding aminoglycoside phosphotransferase family protein: protein MWPTEDDWRRTVPDRLAAAVARWDLRLGPEITGGSVSHVRTVTTADGLPAVLKLSFPHREARDEAAALAWWDGRGAVRLLASDPEDPFVLLLERCAPGTRLVDREDLGPTERLTIGADAVARLWAAGVPESSPFERLVDVCDEWADLAEHRMQTLAPPLDPGVVRQGVALLRELPRTATREVVVHGDHNPGNVLAAEREPWLVIDPKPMTGDPAYDLCPLLMQVDDPFALPDPVAAVVDRTALVADRTGLAPDRVHAWSVARLVESALWYVSRGEVPEAQDNAARAARIAHLLG, encoded by the coding sequence ATGTGGCCGACGGAGGACGACTGGCGCCGGACGGTGCCGGACCGGCTCGCCGCCGCCGTCGCGCGGTGGGACCTCCGGCTCGGTCCGGAGATCACGGGCGGCAGTGTCTCGCACGTCCGGACGGTGACGACCGCCGACGGCCTCCCCGCTGTGCTCAAGCTGTCGTTCCCGCACCGTGAGGCCCGCGACGAGGCCGCCGCGCTCGCCTGGTGGGACGGCCGCGGCGCGGTCCGCCTGCTCGCGTCCGACCCGGAGGACCCGTTCGTGCTGCTCCTCGAGCGCTGCGCGCCGGGCACACGACTCGTCGACCGGGAGGACCTCGGCCCGACGGAACGGCTGACGATCGGGGCGGACGCCGTCGCCCGGCTCTGGGCCGCCGGTGTCCCCGAGTCCTCCCCGTTCGAACGGCTCGTGGACGTCTGCGACGAGTGGGCGGACCTCGCGGAACACCGGATGCAGACCCTCGCGCCGCCGCTCGACCCGGGGGTGGTCCGGCAGGGCGTGGCGCTGCTCCGAGAACTCCCCCGGACCGCCACGCGCGAGGTCGTCGTGCACGGCGACCACAACCCGGGCAACGTCCTCGCCGCGGAGCGTGAGCCGTGGCTCGTGATCGACCCGAAGCCGATGACGGGCGACCCCGCCTACGACCTCTGCCCGCTGCTCATGCAGGTCGACGACCCGTTCGCACTGCCCGATCCGGTGGCCGCCGTCGTCGACCGGACGGCGCTCGTCGCGGACCGGACGGGCCTCGCCCCGGATCGCGTCCACGCCTGGTCGGTCGCGCGGCTCGTCGAATCGGCGCTCTGGTACGTCAGCCGAGGCGAGGTGCCGGAGGCGCAGGACAACGCGGCACGCGCCGCGCGCATCGCTCACCTGCTCGGGTGA
- a CDS encoding SDR family oxidoreductase, which produces MQITGAVALVTGANRGLGREFARQLVERGATVYATARRPETIDLEGVVPLALDITDPERVAAAAERAQDVTLLVNNAGISTGADLVTGDLELAHREMDTHFWGTASMLRAFAPVLGRNGGGAVVNVLSALSWFSIRGAGAYHAAKAAEWALTNSARLELAEQGTLVTGVHLGAADTDIARWYEGPKATPREVVDAVLAGVEADATEVLVDQWSELVKTTLADAPEVRDARIATALAG; this is translated from the coding sequence ATGCAGATCACCGGAGCCGTCGCCCTCGTCACGGGAGCGAACCGAGGTCTCGGACGCGAGTTCGCTCGCCAGCTCGTCGAACGCGGCGCGACCGTCTACGCGACCGCCCGGCGGCCGGAGACCATCGACCTCGAGGGCGTCGTGCCGCTCGCGCTCGACATCACCGACCCGGAACGGGTCGCGGCGGCAGCCGAGCGCGCGCAGGACGTCACCCTGCTCGTCAACAACGCCGGCATCTCGACCGGGGCCGATCTCGTCACGGGCGACCTCGAGCTGGCACACCGCGAGATGGACACGCACTTCTGGGGCACCGCGTCGATGCTCCGCGCGTTCGCCCCCGTCCTCGGCCGGAACGGCGGCGGCGCGGTCGTGAACGTCCTGTCCGCCCTGAGCTGGTTCAGCATCCGTGGCGCCGGCGCCTACCACGCGGCGAAGGCCGCGGAGTGGGCGCTGACGAACAGCGCGCGGCTCGAGCTGGCAGAGCAGGGCACGCTCGTCACCGGTGTGCACCTCGGCGCGGCGGACACGGACATCGCCCGCTGGTACGAGGGACCGAAGGCCACGCCCCGCGAGGTGGTCGACGCCGTCCTCGCCGGTGTCGAGGCGGACGCGACGGAGGTCCTGGTCGACCAGTGGTCGGAGCTCGTCAAGACGACGCTCGCGGACGCACCGGAGGTGCGCGACGCGCGGATCGCGACGGCGCTGGCCGGCTGA
- a CDS encoding PLDc N-terminal domain-containing protein: MTGAHVLVLLALLALDAIALVQVWRDRRRSDVVKWLWTVVILFVPVIGVLGWAVNWLLGKAADRLNRGSSA; the protein is encoded by the coding sequence ATGACCGGTGCTCACGTGCTCGTGCTGCTGGCGCTGCTCGCGCTCGACGCGATCGCGCTCGTGCAGGTGTGGCGCGACCGCCGGCGGAGTGACGTCGTCAAGTGGCTCTGGACGGTCGTCATCCTGTTCGTGCCGGTGATCGGCGTGCTCGGCTGGGCCGTGAACTGGCTGCTCGGCAAGGCCGCTGATCGTCTGAACCGCGGCTCGTCGGCCTGA
- a CDS encoding DUF6457 domain-containing protein, whose protein sequence is MTTDDVLAGWRAELAEALGLPADSAIDIGVVLDLARDAAHGVARPAAPLTTFLVGYAAGLRGGSTEDLSDAVATATRLAAARAEQDGA, encoded by the coding sequence ATGACCACAGACGACGTCCTCGCAGGGTGGAGGGCCGAGCTCGCCGAGGCGCTCGGTCTGCCCGCAGACTCCGCCATCGACATCGGTGTCGTGCTCGACCTCGCCCGCGACGCCGCGCACGGGGTGGCACGGCCGGCCGCGCCGCTGACCACGTTCCTCGTCGGGTACGCGGCCGGGCTCCGCGGCGGCAGCACCGAGGACCTGTCCGACGCCGTCGCCACCGCGACCCGCCTCGCCGCGGCGCGCGCCGAGCAGGACGGAGCGTGA
- a CDS encoding molybdopterin molybdotransferase MoeA, with protein MTGGPAQWADARAAAHAAGAALCEPGVRVELADGLGRVLASDLTAPGAVPGHDGAAMDGWAVAGEGPWSLGAAIVAGAAPSTERLDAGRARPITTGAPIPPGTTSVVRSEDADVVDGRLVRHTIGIRRHVRPAGEEISVGELLFAAGTVLTPPRIALAAASGVDDLDVVPAPTVRVAVLGDEIVGRGVPEPGRVRDVFTMTLPAVLQGFGASTGTAERVSDDPAATERVLGDAIERLVVTTGGTAGSSTDHVRGALGRIGAELVVDRVDVRPGRPTMLARRGRTLYLCLPGNPMAAMVGAVLLGGPLVAGMTGRALDEPDRVPIAADVPNERPGALVLAYRSTPDGAVPTTHQSPAMLRGLADADGLAVVEAGGVRAGAVVPALRLPWT; from the coding sequence GTGACGGGCGGCCCGGCGCAGTGGGCCGACGCCCGGGCAGCGGCGCACGCGGCCGGGGCTGCACTGTGCGAGCCCGGTGTCCGGGTGGAGCTCGCGGACGGTCTCGGGCGGGTGCTCGCGTCGGACCTGACCGCCCCCGGCGCCGTCCCCGGCCACGACGGCGCCGCGATGGACGGCTGGGCGGTGGCGGGCGAGGGCCCGTGGTCGCTCGGCGCCGCGATCGTCGCCGGGGCGGCTCCGTCGACCGAGCGGCTCGACGCGGGTCGGGCGCGGCCGATCACGACCGGGGCGCCGATCCCGCCCGGGACGACGTCGGTCGTGCGCTCGGAGGACGCCGACGTCGTCGACGGACGGCTCGTGCGGCACACCATCGGGATCCGTCGACACGTCCGGCCCGCGGGCGAGGAGATCTCCGTCGGGGAGCTGCTCTTCGCCGCAGGGACCGTGCTCACACCGCCCCGGATCGCCCTCGCCGCCGCTTCGGGCGTCGACGACCTCGACGTCGTCCCCGCGCCGACCGTCCGCGTCGCCGTGCTCGGGGACGAGATCGTCGGGCGGGGTGTCCCGGAACCCGGTCGGGTCCGGGACGTGTTCACCATGACGCTCCCCGCCGTCCTGCAGGGGTTCGGTGCGTCGACGGGCACCGCCGAGCGGGTGTCCGACGACCCCGCGGCGACCGAACGGGTGCTCGGTGACGCCATCGAGCGGTTGGTCGTGACGACGGGCGGGACGGCCGGGTCGTCGACCGACCACGTCCGCGGCGCGCTGGGACGGATCGGCGCGGAACTCGTCGTCGACCGCGTCGACGTGCGACCAGGACGGCCGACGATGCTCGCCCGACGCGGCCGGACGCTGTACCTCTGCCTGCCGGGCAACCCGATGGCGGCGATGGTCGGCGCGGTGCTGCTCGGCGGTCCGCTCGTGGCCGGGATGACCGGACGTGCCCTCGACGAGCCGGACCGGGTGCCGATCGCCGCCGACGTACCGAACGAACGCCCGGGTGCGCTCGTCCTCGCGTACCGGTCGACCCCGGACGGCGCGGTGCCGACCACCCACCAGTCGCCGGCGATGCTCCGCGGGCTGGCGGACGCGGACGGGCTGGCGGTCGTCGAGGCGGGCGGCGTGCGGGCCGGTGCCGTCGTGCCGGCACTCCGTCTGCCGTGGACGTGA
- a CDS encoding NAD(P)H-binding protein — translation MQILVFGATGQTGQHFVRLALAAGHSVRAVARTPSKLAVTHDALDVVQGSVTDPLDLDALLDGVDAVVSMLGDRQTQETRMVNTDFVQRLVPAMRRHGVQRFLYQAGGLSAKPGKRLPLALRIVRRTIAKSYDGQHRDNEAVMRYLDTEARDLQWVAHRAGIGSDGPSKGQLRRSSWWISIGTFVDCAEYSLRLLVDDDAVHTCDGSAYARGRRS, via the coding sequence ATGCAGATCCTCGTGTTCGGCGCCACCGGCCAGACCGGCCAGCACTTCGTCCGCCTCGCCCTCGCAGCGGGGCACTCCGTCCGGGCCGTCGCCCGCACCCCCTCCAAGCTCGCGGTCACCCATGACGCCCTCGACGTCGTGCAGGGATCCGTCACCGACCCGCTCGACCTCGACGCACTGCTCGACGGTGTCGACGCGGTGGTCTCGATGCTCGGGGACCGGCAGACGCAGGAGACCCGGATGGTCAACACCGACTTCGTCCAGCGCCTCGTCCCCGCGATGCGACGGCACGGTGTCCAGCGCTTCCTCTACCAGGCCGGAGGCCTCAGTGCCAAGCCCGGGAAGCGCCTCCCGCTCGCGCTCCGGATCGTCCGGCGGACGATCGCGAAGAGCTACGACGGCCAGCACCGGGACAACGAGGCGGTGATGCGGTACCTCGACACCGAGGCCCGCGACCTGCAGTGGGTCGCACACCGTGCGGGCATCGGTTCGGACGGGCCCTCCAAGGGGCAGCTGCGCCGGTCCTCGTGGTGGATCAGCATCGGGACGTTCGTCGACTGCGCCGAGTACTCGCTGCGGTTGCTCGTCGACGACGATGCTGTGCACACGTGCGACGGCAGCGCGTACGCCCGGGGTCGGCGCAGCTGA
- the fdhD gene encoding formate dehydrogenase accessory sulfurtransferase FdhD, whose protein sequence is MNRITARKRVTRITVGTSRSVREDLLAVEEPLEIRVGGSSLAITMRTPGNDVDLAAGFLVSEGVIARGDDFLAARYCAGATEEGLNTYNVLDVTLAPGVPAPDPSLERAFYTTSSCGLCGKASIDAVRTTSQHAVLHDDLVLDPALLATFPDLLRDQQAVFEKTGGLHAAALFDGRTGRMLVLREDVGRHNAVDKVIGWAVKDGRLPLTGTVLMVSGRASFELTQKASMAGIPVLAAVSAPSSLAVDLANEVGITIVGFLRGQSMVVYSRPERIVEPDTTTDSSSDRETVNAR, encoded by the coding sequence ATGAACCGGATCACCGCACGGAAGCGGGTCACCCGCATCACGGTCGGCACCTCGCGGTCGGTCCGGGAGGACCTGCTCGCCGTCGAGGAGCCGCTCGAGATCCGGGTCGGCGGCTCGTCCCTCGCTATCACGATGCGGACTCCGGGGAACGACGTCGACCTCGCCGCGGGCTTCCTCGTGTCCGAGGGGGTCATCGCACGCGGTGACGACTTCCTCGCTGCCCGGTACTGCGCGGGAGCGACCGAGGAGGGGCTCAACACGTACAACGTGCTCGACGTCACCCTCGCGCCCGGTGTCCCCGCGCCGGATCCGAGCCTGGAGCGTGCCTTCTACACGACGAGCTCGTGCGGGCTCTGCGGCAAGGCGAGCATCGACGCCGTCCGGACGACCTCGCAGCACGCCGTCCTGCACGACGACCTCGTCCTCGACCCGGCGCTCCTCGCGACGTTCCCCGACCTGCTCCGCGACCAGCAGGCCGTGTTCGAGAAGACGGGCGGCCTGCACGCCGCAGCGCTCTTCGACGGACGCACCGGGCGGATGCTCGTCCTCCGCGAGGACGTGGGCCGGCACAACGCCGTCGACAAGGTCATCGGCTGGGCGGTGAAGGACGGGCGTCTGCCCCTCACCGGCACCGTGCTCATGGTGAGCGGCCGCGCGAGCTTCGAGTTGACACAGAAGGCCTCGATGGCCGGGATCCCGGTGCTCGCCGCGGTGTCCGCACCGTCGTCGCTCGCCGTCGACCTCGCGAACGAGGTCGGCATCACGATCGTCGGGTTCCTCCGCGGCCAGAGCATGGTCGTCTACAGCCGACCCGAGCGCATCGTCGAACCCGACACCACCACCGACAGCAGCAGCGACCGAGAGACCGTGAACGCCCGATGA
- a CDS encoding FdhF/YdeP family oxidoreductase, whose protein sequence is MTKQPPTDDVTDAGLEVGEPKDWAAGVPGVLHSMGPALEQLGAARTAKLMLALNQKGGYDCMSCAWPDPDKRKTAEFCENGGKAVVWEATPVTVPRTFWAEHSVDDLAGKTEYWLGMQGRLTEPVWKPAGKDHYEPVSWERAYELIAEHLNGLDSPDQASFYTSGRTSNEAAFVYQLFVRAFGTNNLPDCSNMCHESTSLAMAEVVGIGKSTIAYDDFEQTELIIVMGQNPGTNHPRMLTALEDAKQNGAEIVAVNPLPEAGLRRYKNPQRVRGVVGHGTQIADQFLQIRLGGDMALLQAVAKRVVLAEQAAPGTVVDRAFIDEHTSGYDAFVQHILQVDDDEVVRATGLSLTEIDELADRYLRSERTIITWAMGITQHTKAVDTIKEIINLLLLRGNIGKPGAGASPIRGHSNVQGDRTMGIWEQMPDTFLDALAEEFHFDPPREHGVDALKGIQAMQRGDVRFWMGMGGNLVGAISDSQLAEAAFRGTEMTVQVSTKLNRSHAVVGKEALILPTMGRTEVDVQASGPQFVSVEDTVCSVHGSHGQVPPVAPGLRSEVAIVCELARAVLGDRVPIAWEAMRDDYGVVRDHISHVVPGFDDYSRRAGSKEGFVLPNGPRDSRTFATKSGKAMLTVNELEHVERPEGTLLLQTLRSHDQYNTTIYSLNDRYRGIKKGRHVVFVNPEDLAELGLEDGQHVDVTTVWHDDVERVLRDQRIVAYPSAKGCAAAYFPEANVLVPLDSAARGSNTPVSKAVPVRLTPVAG, encoded by the coding sequence ATGACGAAGCAGCCCCCGACCGACGACGTGACGGACGCCGGCCTCGAGGTCGGTGAGCCGAAGGACTGGGCCGCCGGGGTCCCCGGCGTCCTGCACTCGATGGGGCCCGCGCTCGAACAGCTCGGTGCCGCGCGGACCGCCAAGCTCATGCTCGCCCTGAACCAGAAGGGCGGGTACGACTGCATGAGCTGCGCCTGGCCCGACCCGGACAAGCGCAAGACCGCGGAGTTCTGCGAGAACGGCGGCAAGGCCGTGGTGTGGGAGGCCACCCCGGTCACCGTGCCGCGGACCTTCTGGGCGGAGCACTCCGTCGACGACCTCGCCGGCAAGACCGAGTACTGGCTCGGTATGCAGGGTCGCCTGACCGAGCCGGTGTGGAAGCCCGCGGGGAAGGACCACTACGAGCCCGTCAGCTGGGAGCGCGCGTACGAGCTCATCGCAGAGCACCTCAACGGCCTCGACAGCCCGGACCAGGCGTCGTTCTACACGTCCGGACGCACCTCGAACGAAGCGGCGTTCGTCTACCAGCTCTTCGTCCGGGCCTTCGGGACGAACAACCTGCCGGACTGCTCGAACATGTGCCACGAGTCGACGAGCCTCGCGATGGCCGAAGTCGTCGGCATCGGCAAGTCGACCATCGCCTACGACGACTTCGAGCAGACCGAGCTCATCATCGTGATGGGGCAGAACCCCGGCACGAACCACCCCCGCATGCTCACCGCGCTCGAGGACGCCAAGCAGAACGGCGCGGAGATCGTCGCCGTGAACCCACTCCCCGAGGCCGGCCTCCGCCGCTACAAGAACCCGCAGCGCGTCCGCGGGGTCGTCGGCCACGGCACCCAGATCGCCGACCAGTTCCTGCAGATCCGGCTCGGCGGCGACATGGCGCTGCTGCAGGCGGTCGCGAAGCGGGTCGTCCTCGCCGAGCAGGCGGCCCCGGGCACCGTGGTGGACCGGGCGTTCATCGACGAGCACACGAGCGGCTACGACGCCTTCGTGCAGCACATCCTGCAGGTCGACGACGACGAGGTCGTCCGCGCCACGGGACTGTCCCTCACCGAGATCGACGAGCTCGCCGACCGCTACCTGCGCTCGGAACGGACGATCATCACGTGGGCGATGGGCATCACCCAGCACACCAAGGCCGTCGACACGATCAAGGAGATCATCAACCTCCTGCTGCTCCGCGGGAACATCGGCAAGCCCGGCGCCGGCGCCTCCCCGATCCGCGGGCACAGCAACGTGCAGGGCGACCGCACGATGGGGATCTGGGAGCAGATGCCCGACACCTTCCTCGACGCCCTGGCGGAGGAGTTCCACTTCGACCCGCCACGTGAGCACGGCGTCGACGCGCTCAAGGGCATCCAGGCGATGCAGCGCGGCGACGTGCGGTTCTGGATGGGGATGGGCGGCAACCTCGTCGGCGCGATCTCCGACTCCCAGCTCGCCGAAGCGGCGTTCCGCGGTACCGAGATGACCGTCCAGGTGTCCACGAAGCTGAACCGCTCGCACGCCGTCGTCGGGAAGGAGGCCCTCATCCTGCCGACGATGGGCCGCACCGAGGTCGACGTCCAGGCCTCGGGACCGCAGTTCGTCTCGGTCGAGGACACCGTCTGCTCCGTGCACGGCAGCCACGGCCAGGTGCCGCCGGTCGCACCGGGCCTCCGGTCCGAGGTCGCGATCGTCTGCGAGCTCGCCCGCGCCGTCCTCGGCGACCGGGTGCCGATCGCGTGGGAGGCGATGCGCGACGACTACGGCGTCGTCCGTGACCACATCAGCCACGTCGTGCCGGGCTTCGACGACTACTCCCGCCGAGCCGGCAGCAAGGAGGGCTTCGTGCTGCCGAACGGCCCGCGCGATTCGCGGACCTTCGCCACGAAGTCCGGCAAGGCGATGCTCACCGTCAACGAGCTCGAACACGTCGAGCGCCCCGAGGGCACCCTGCTGCTGCAGACCCTGCGCAGCCACGACCAGTACAACACCACCATCTACAGCCTCAACGACCGGTACCGCGGCATCAAGAAGGGGCGGCACGTCGTCTTCGTGAACCCGGAGGACCTCGCCGAGCTCGGACTCGAGGACGGGCAGCACGTCGACGTCACCACGGTCTGGCACGACGACGTCGAGCGGGTGCTCCGCGACCAGCGCATCGTCGCCTACCCGAGCGCGAAGGGCTGCGCGGCCGCGTACTTCCCCGAGGCGAACGTCCTCGTGCCGCTCGACAGCGCCGCGAGGGGCAGCAACACCCCGGTGTCGAAGGCCGTGCCGGTGCGGCTCACACCGGTGGCCGGCTGA
- a CDS encoding NTP transferase domain-containing protein, producing the protein MSALPSFDAVLLAGGRAARLGGIDKTALGAPGDTLLDRAVHAAAGARRTVLVGSREDARTPTGIVLVREDPPFGGPVSGLAAGFGAVPASAPLTLVLACDLVRPVEAVTLLLRAVDPADDDADRDGWVAVDDDGRRQPLLALYRSTALRTAVDSLDEVVGASLRRLTAPLTLVEVPVPSALCADVDTPDDAERLT; encoded by the coding sequence GTGTCCGCCCTCCCGTCGTTCGACGCCGTCCTGCTCGCAGGCGGACGCGCCGCGCGTCTCGGGGGCATCGACAAGACCGCGCTCGGCGCGCCCGGTGACACCCTCCTCGACCGCGCGGTGCACGCCGCCGCCGGCGCCCGGCGGACGGTCCTGGTGGGGTCGAGGGAGGACGCCCGAACGCCGACCGGGATCGTGCTCGTCCGTGAGGACCCGCCGTTCGGCGGTCCGGTGAGCGGGCTCGCAGCGGGCTTCGGCGCGGTTCCGGCGAGCGCCCCGCTCACGCTGGTGCTGGCCTGCGACCTGGTCCGGCCGGTGGAGGCCGTGACGCTCCTGCTCCGAGCCGTCGATCCCGCAGACGACGATGCAGATCGGGACGGGTGGGTCGCGGTCGACGACGACGGACGCCGCCAGCCGCTCCTGGCGTTGTACCGGTCGACGGCCCTCCGGACTGCGGTCGACAGCCTCGACGAGGTCGTCGGTGCGTCGCTCCGTCGGCTGACCGCTCCGCTCACGCTCGTGGAGGTGCCGGTGCCCTCCGCACTCTGCGCGGACGTCGACACCCCGGACGACGCCGAACGGCTCACCTGA
- a CDS encoding TetR/AcrR family transcriptional regulator — translation MTGRPFHHGNLRAVLLDEAVAVLRESGVDGLSLRDLARRAGVSHGAPRSHFVDRQALLDALAASGFERLTAAVRRALGGSGADLAARFRAVAHAYVDFAIDDAALMELMFQAKAGGGVGPAGESAATLFTVLDGAMGPRPDDAVDEASRTAFKMLFAATMQGIAALVASRRIARADADGLIDAATEMMLASDLRTRAVSAG, via the coding sequence GTGACCGGCCGGCCCTTCCACCACGGCAACCTGCGAGCGGTGCTGCTCGACGAGGCCGTCGCCGTGCTCCGCGAGTCGGGCGTCGACGGGCTGTCCCTGCGTGACCTCGCCCGACGGGCCGGCGTGAGTCACGGCGCACCCCGGAGCCACTTCGTCGACCGCCAGGCCCTGCTCGACGCGCTCGCCGCCAGCGGCTTCGAACGCTTGACCGCTGCCGTCCGCCGGGCGCTCGGCGGTTCCGGAGCCGACCTCGCAGCGCGGTTCCGGGCGGTCGCGCACGCCTACGTGGACTTCGCGATCGACGACGCCGCGCTCATGGAGCTGATGTTCCAGGCCAAGGCCGGCGGCGGCGTCGGACCGGCGGGGGAGTCCGCAGCGACCCTGTTCACGGTGCTCGACGGCGCCATGGGACCCCGGCCGGACGACGCTGTCGACGAGGCCTCGCGGACCGCGTTCAAGATGCTCTTCGCCGCCACCATGCAGGGCATCGCCGCGCTCGTCGCATCACGCCGGATCGCGCGTGCGGACGCCGACGGCCTGATCGACGCGGCGACCGAGATGATGCTCGCGTCGGACCTCCGCACCCGAGCGGTCTCCGCGGGCTGA
- a CDS encoding HAD family hydrolase, which yields MHQLRAVCFDLDDTLFDHRGAARTGVRRFLGDLGVDVDEAVLAEWFRAEDEQYERWRTGEIDFAEQRRERLRIVLPPLGVALPADEAGLDALFDDYLAAYRDAWCVFPDVAPLLRSLRERGYRIGLLTNGSEAQQLDKLAPIGLDAAFDAVCISEQIGVQKPDPRAFTLLAARLGVDPAACLFVGDDPERDVAGARRAGMRAVLVDRADPAAADLATVVGTTLRVD from the coding sequence GTGCACCAGCTCCGTGCGGTCTGCTTCGACCTCGACGACACGCTGTTCGACCACCGAGGAGCGGCCCGCACGGGCGTCCGACGGTTCCTCGGCGACCTCGGTGTCGACGTCGACGAGGCGGTCCTCGCGGAGTGGTTCCGAGCTGAGGACGAGCAGTACGAACGGTGGCGGACGGGCGAGATCGACTTCGCGGAGCAGCGGCGGGAACGGCTCCGCATCGTCCTCCCGCCCCTCGGCGTCGCGCTGCCGGCGGACGAGGCGGGGCTCGACGCGCTCTTCGACGACTACCTCGCGGCCTACCGGGACGCCTGGTGTGTCTTCCCGGACGTCGCGCCGCTGCTCCGGTCCCTCCGGGAGCGCGGGTACCGGATCGGCCTCCTCACGAACGGCTCCGAGGCGCAGCAGCTCGACAAGCTCGCCCCGATCGGCCTCGACGCTGCGTTCGACGCCGTGTGCATCTCGGAGCAGATCGGCGTGCAGAAGCCCGACCCACGCGCGTTCACGCTCCTCGCCGCGCGGCTCGGGGTCGATCCGGCGGCATGCCTCTTCGTGGGCGACGACCCCGAGCGGGACGTCGCCGGCGCACGCCGTGCCGGCATGCGCGCGGTCCTGGTCGACCGAGCCGACCCCGCAGCCGCGGACCTGGCGACGGTGGTCGGGACGACGCTCAGGGTGGACTGA
- a CDS encoding MerR family transcriptional regulator — protein sequence MRIGELAEATGASVRSLRYYEQQGLLRSERTGGGQRDYADDAVEYVRLIRCCLRAGLPTKVIAEIMPCMHSGTTTGSQRALLQGERAKLAAQIAELTELRERLDWFIDAAEGRAESVDVRTAAA from the coding sequence ATGCGGATCGGCGAGCTCGCGGAGGCGACCGGTGCGAGCGTCCGGTCGCTGCGGTACTACGAGCAGCAGGGCCTGCTGCGGTCGGAGCGGACCGGCGGCGGGCAGCGGGACTACGCGGATGATGCCGTCGAGTACGTGCGGCTCATCCGGTGCTGCCTGCGCGCCGGGCTCCCGACGAAGGTGATCGCGGAGATCATGCCGTGCATGCACAGCGGCACGACGACCGGCTCGCAGCGGGCGTTGCTGCAGGGGGAGCGGGCGAAGCTGGCGGCGCAGATCGCGGAGCTGACCGAGCTGCGGGAGCGGCTCGACTGGTTCATCGACGCGGCTGAGGGGCGGGCGGAGTCGGTCGACGTGCGGACCGCCGCAGCCTGA